Within uncultured Methanoregula sp., the genomic segment CTGATTCAATTCTTACAGGTTACAGGAGAGCCATCCGCTAACATAAATACGACATCGACTAACAAGTTTTGAAACGAAACCATACTTCCAAGGATCGCTCCTATGGCCTCTGACATGGAAATTTCAGATAATGTACGCCCCGCGAGGACACCCAGGGATCTCTATCTGGAAGGTATGGCTCTTGGACGCGATGGCCAGCACGAGGATGCCCTTACTTCATTTTCTCTCGCGCTTGCCATTGATCCCGATCTTCCCCTTGCATGGGTAGGAAGGGGTTTTGCCCTGGGAAAACTCGGGAGATTCGAGGAAGAGATTGCCTGCTGCGATAAAGCCATTGAACTGGACCCGCACTGCATCGAAGCCTGGAACAACAAAGCATTTGCCTGCGGGATGCTCGACCGGTTTGAGGAAAAAGTAGAGTGCTGCAGGCAGGCCCTGAAGATCGATCCCGAGAACGCAACCGCGTGGAACAACAAGGGCGTAGCACTCGGGATGCTGGGAAAATTCGAGGCTGAAATCCGCTGTTGTGAACGCGCACTGGAGATCCGGCCCCGCTACCTTTCTGCATGGGTAAACAAAGGGTATGCGCATGGAAAACTCAAACGGTACGAGGAAGAGATTGCCTGTTATGACCGGGCCCTGAAGATTTACCCCTATTACCAGTCAGCCCTGGCCAAAAAAGGAGCAGCCCTTATCTTTCTGAAGCGCTATGGGGACGCCTGCGATGTACTTGACCGGGCCCTGGCAATTTCGCCTGATGACGCCAAATCCCTGTACCGCAAAGGGCTCGCCCTGAGCATGCTCGGCAGGCATGCGGATGCAATCCCCTGCCTCAACAAAGCTCTCGACCTTGACCCGGCAAATGCGGACGCCTGGGTTGTCATGAGCAACTCCTGCTTCCTGATGGGAAGACTGGAAGAATCGGCCCGGGCCTTTGACAAGGCGTATTATATCGATGCCAAAGACGTGAGAGTTCGTGTCGTCAAAGGACTGTCTCTCCTGAAGTCCGGAAAGTTCGATGACGCGCTCCGCAGTTTTTCGGATGTCTTTGGTATCCTTCTCCGGTGATCCTCCCTTCATCAGTCGTCATATCCCTCCCTTTTTTATTCCTGTTTCACGTACAGAATGGTATGGATGTTGAGGAATTTGTCCGCAGGATGCTTGCCGACGGTGAAGAGGAACAGGCTGTACAAAAAAGCCTCACAGACCACATCCTCCGTTTAAAGAAGACAAATTCCGCTTATGCATCAGCATTTGCACAGGCAGTTATCCAGGAAGTGAAGAACAGCCGGGACCTGGCCGGGGATTTTTTCACGTTCGAACCGGCCGGCGTACATATGGGGGAATTCGGTGTCGGTTCCCGTGGCAAAGGGGACTTCTTTGCGCATCGGGAGATCGCCCGGATCATTGGCAAGACCTCGGCATCGGTGGGCGTTGACGAGATGGATGATGCCGGTGCGGTCTCTGCCAAGGGGAACTATATTATCTGTACCGTGGATGGGATGCACTCGCGTCTCTCGGATTTCCCGTACCTTGCCGGGTTCCACGTAACCCGTGCAACCTTACGCGATACCTATGTGATGGGAGCAAAACCGGTCATGCTCTTTTCCGACATCCACGTGGCTGATGACGGGGACGTGGCGAAGATCTTCGATTACACTGCCGGTATCACGACCGTTGGAGAAGCAATGAACGTTCCCCTGGTTACCGGGTCAACACTCCGCATCGGCGGGGACATGGTGCTGGGCAGCCGCCTTACCGGCTGCGTGGGTGCGGTCGGGGTTGCAGACCACCTCACTGCCCGTAAATCAACAGCCCCCGGGGATGTCCTCCTGATGACTGAAGGGGCGGGTGGAGGAACCATTGCAACTGCTGCCATCTACTCCGGGTTTCCCGAGGTTGTCGAACAGACCATCAATCTCAACTTCCTCATGGCCTGCGAGACCCTCATGAAAAGCGATGTGTTTTACCGCATCCATGCCATGACCGACGTGACCAACGGGGGGCTGCGGGGTGACGCCTTCGAGATGGCCGAAACGGCCGGATGCAGGATCGTGATCGATGAATCGAAGATCGCCGATCTTGTCGAACCCCATGTCCGCCACATGCTGGAGAACCTGGAGATCGATTACCTGGGTGTTTCTCTCGATGCACTCCTCATTGTTGCACCTGCCGACGCTGCGGATGAGATCTGCCGGGTTGTCAAATCTGCGGGCGTGCATATGCATGCGGTCGGGCGTGCCGAGGCAGGTAAACCGGAATCGGTTCTCGTGGTCGACGGGAAGGAACAGGACTTCGCCCCCCGGTTCCGGGAGTCCGCATACACCCCGTTGAAGAAGGTGGCCGATACGGAAGTCCGCAATTTTGACGAGATGAAAGAGAATGTACTGCGGGCTTCTGAAGCGGCCATACAGAAAAAGCAGCGTGTGCTTGCAAACCTGCTCAGGAAACAAAAAGGGAATAGTTAGCGGGAAAGGATTACAAAACGTGTGGAAAAATGGGGATCCATTCCCCAACTCGCTACGATATCCCTGATCAGTAGTGCCCGGATCAGAACACCTGCCGGAAAATACCTGAACGGGAATTTATCATATTTCATGCACGGTCCCATGCACCATTTTCATTGCAGACCCTGCCTGGAAAAAACCAGTCGCGATCATGAGGTGTAAGTTGATGAGGCGATTGTTGGATAATTATCCAACAATTGGTTAATTATCCAACAAAATATTTTTTTCTCCGGCGTGACTGTTCTGGCCGGTAAGTCAAAGATCGCCTGAAATATGTTAAGAAGGGGGTAAAGGGGTGATTTGATTTTTTACCGGAGATCGGTGGTTGTGCGAATTTTCATTACGCGCACGCCCCTGCATGGGATCCAAACCGGATCATAATCACAGTATAAGAATCACTGAAATGACACCCGCGCCGGTCAATGAAATTACCGGCAGATACCGATCACACGCCCAATGTAATGAAAAACAGGAAATTGCTTTGGAAACCGGTTTTCGCGGGATACGATATACCCCACTATTCATCTGCCGGTTTTTTTGCACTGACAAAAATATTATAGGCCAGCTGGGGAATGCGCTTCTCCACAAAAGGCTCCATTTTTCGTGCAAGGTGGAAGATCGGATCGATCATATCGATATGGGCAAACGAGCACCATTTCACGGAAATATCTTCGAATCCCGCATTGCCGAACAGCACGCTCATCTCGTTTTCGTCAAAGTAATGCTCACCGAAATTCTTCATGACCACATGCTTGACCTTCATCTTTTCGCTGATGTAGTAGAGGGCCGGGATTCCCTTGGTGATCAGTTTTTTCCCGAGCGTGCAGATGGCAATGGATCCCCCGGGCCGGAGCACCCGGTAACCTTCGTTGAGCATTTCCTGCGGGTCTCTGATATAACTGAATACGAGCAGGCTTGAGATCGCATCAAACGAGTTGTCGCAGAAGGGGATGGCATCTCCTGAGGCCAGGGTGAATTCACTGCAGGCGCACCGCTTTTTTGCCTGCACGAGCATCCTCCGGCTGATGTCAAGGCCGACAGCGGATCCCCCGTTCTGCATGTATTTCTCGATAAAAAGGCCGGTCCCGCACCCGATATCCAGGAGATTGCCCTTTTCCGGCAGGGATCGGATCAGGTAACTGCTGATATGGTTGTGATAGTTCCTCCCGCGGTATTGATCGTAATGGTCATCGTAGGTATCCGCAACCGTATCGTAATGTTCCTGGATCTTGTCCTGTTTTACGGAACTCACGGGAAGACCTCCTGTATGCGGGTAGCAAAAGCAGAGACCTGGATGAATTCATTGTTCGCATGCCGCATGCGGTGTTCTGCGTCAGCAAGGGCGATGACAAGATTCGGGTCATTGTATTCGCGCCGGATGGTGCTCCGGATCTCGGACAGTACCTCGGCACCTGAGAGTCCGTAATCGATCATGAGCGATTCCAGTTTCCGGATTGCTCCTTTTGCATCTCCTGCCTTGAGCGTGGCAATCGCGGAGTCTGCTACTGTTGACGTCTCGGACTGTGCCACAGAAAACATATCGCTGCACCGCCCGGTCTCGAGGGCAACCTGGAGGAGCAGGATCGCCCTGCGGAGATCGCCCTGTGCGGCCTGGGCGATGAGTTCCAGGTCGTCTTCCGAACAGGGATGGCGTGCCTGGCTTTCACGATCTTTGATAGAGCGGAGTTTACGGAGCACCAGATCCTGCCCGATCGGTGCAAAAAACAACGGGAGGCAGCGCGATGTGATGGCCGGGATGAGGGCACTCTGGTTGGTTGTCGTGAAAACGAACCGGCAGGTGCCGCTTGTCCGCTCCATGATCCTCCGCAATGCCTGCTGTGCATCCCGGGTCAGGGTGTGTGCATCCTCAAACACCATCAGCTTGAATTCAGCATCCAGAGGGCGGAGCGAAGCGTACCACTTGATGACATACTTGAAATTGGTGATGAGAGACTGGCTCTTCTGGTACAGGTGTGCAAACCGTTCGTCCTGTTCAAGAAACGCTTTGCCCTGCAGGAATACGTCGGCGGTCGGGAAAACTGAAGTATTTTGTTCCCAGTCCTCCCCGTAGAGCGCTTTTGCAAAACATTCTATGGCAACACTCTTCCCGGTCCCGTGGGGCCCGGTGAGGATGAGATGCGGCACGGTTTTGGATGCCGCAAACAGTGAGAGGTGCTGTATAACCTGGTCCTGGCCAAGGATCTCATCAAGCGTTCCCGGCCGGAACTGTTCAGTCCAGAGCATGGTTGAGCCTCCCGGTTATCTCACGTATTGCCTCGGACAAAAGATAATGATTGTCCAGGGACGCGATGAGCTGTTTGCCTTCTTCGGGATCCATGTCGCGGCACGCCCGGCTCATTTCCGGGAGTGCACGGGTGAGTTCGTCAACGATCGTGAGCGTTGCTTTCCGTGCCGTGCGGGAAAGGGGGTTGAGATCAATGGCTATTACCGTTTTTCCCATACCAACGAGGGCTTCGCAGCGATCCCCGTCTTCCAGCGGCACGAGGATAACATCGGCCGAATACATTCCTTCGCGCCGGCACCATGCCCGGTCGTGATCGAGGGGAAGAAGACGTTCGGCCTCACCGGAGAAGACCTCAACTCCGGAAGATCGCAGCAGGTCTTCGATCTGCTGTACCCGCGCTTCGGTCCGGTGGAAGAGGTTGACTTCCACGAGGGCTCCGCTCGCTTTTTGCAGGGCTGCGATCTCCGGTGCTGCAAGGGCTGCCGTGTTGCCATTTACGGATATAACCGGGTGCCGGGCAGAGAGGAGCAGTGCAGCCCCAATTTTTTCTGCAAGCCGGGCGCTCTCACTGGTCTTTTCGCCAAGGAGGTAATCGAACGCCTCTCCCCGGCCATGGGCAGTAAGGCCTTCCCAGGAAACAACACCGCTTTTTGCGCAGGCGGCGAGCATCTCGCGGGTGACAAGCGAGCGGTACCGGGGATGGCTGGGGGGTATCATGTTCTCTCCCCGGTGATACGGGCTCCGGCCTCAGCCATCCTGAACTCGTAGACGTTGCCGAAAGGAGTGAGCACCTCTTTTGCTTTCCTTCCGCAGGCAAACACCCCGTTTCCGAGCATGGTCATGCTCGAAAGAACCCCGGCCTCTTCACAGTTGTCCAGTACTTTTCTCACTTCATCCGTCATGAGGCCGCTGTCCCGTGCAAACTGCCGGGACAGGTTGAAAAAACCAGCAGGACTATCCGGATAAACCCGGGGAAAGGCAGCCGCAACCCGCTCCATCTGTGCCGGGGAACCCAGGACCGATGGCGTATGGATAGGGCCAAAACAGACCGCATACAATGGTTCCCGGATATCGAATGTCCGCTCGATATCCGCATCTATGCCCGGCCCTTTCCGGAGAACCCGCCCTCCGGCCTGGCAGGCAGAGACATCGCCAAGCCCGGTCTGGTGGACAACCTCGGCTTCGTGCGCAATAAGGGCAATGTCATGGGCGCCGAGACCGAGTCCGAACAGCCGGTCCACGGCCGTAAGCGTGGAGAGGAGTGCGGCGGCAGAGAGGCCGAAGCCGGCACCTATCGGAAGATTGCACTCCGTGACAATGTTCGCACTTACGCCAAGGCGCTTCAGGACAAACGAGAGCGGGGGGGATACATCAGACGTGGCCGGGGTTTTCCCGCGCCGGGAGAGAACTGCCGTATGCAGACCGATGTTGTTTCAGAGGGGGTGACCGTTGCCGTGACCCCTTCGCTGATCACGATGCCGGCCCCGAGACTCCCCGTTGATGCAAGATCCGCTCCGGCTACCCGCTTGAAATAACCGGATATATGGCCCGGGCAATAGGCAGTAACAGAAGTCTGGCTCATGGGAGAAACAAAACTACCGGATCAATAGGGCGGTTTTTATCTTTAAACAATCCTTATGCGGAACGGAGATGATCGCGGATTATGGTTTCCCAGACAATGGCTGCAATCTCCTCTTTTGTCCCGCTGCAGGGCACGCGCCCCTGTGCGCTGAGCTGGACATAGTCCCCGTGCGTACTTCCCATGGTACCGGGAGGGTTCATCAGGACAAGGGAGACGCCTTTTTCAATCATGGCCTTTGCCTTCTTCTCCGGTTCCCGGTCCAGCTTGAAGGCAACGACAAGCGGCAGGTGCTTTGCAAGCACGTCATCCAGGAGTTTCGGGAGGGGATCGAGCCGGATCGTGGCGGGTTTTCCGCTGGGGATCTTACTGTCCTGATGTTCCGGTGCTAAATCCGAGATTGCCGCAGCACTGATGTAAATATCCGTACCCTTTTTTCCGGCAAGATGGGAGAGAACGGCAGCACGCATATCCGCGGCACTGTCGGCGTTCAGGTTGCTGACACAGGGAAACGTGTCGTGATGGACAACCGTCACATCCGCACCCAGCCGGAATGCCTGCAGGGCAAGGGCACGGCCCATCTGCCCGCTCGATCGCGTGGTAAGCACGCGGACATCATCCACCGGCTCACGGCAGGGACCGCTCGTGATAAGGACACTTTTACCGGCAAGTGCCTTTCCGAGAACTGCACGTTCGCAGTAAAGGACGATCTCTTCGGTGTCGGCAATTTTGGCTTTTCCTTCCTCGATCCGGGGCTCGATGATGCCAACACCCCAGTTTTTGAGTTTCCGGATATGTTCTCCCAGCGCCGGGTGGCGGTACATGCTGTGGTGCATGGCAGGGACGATGAGTACGGGCTTGCCGCTCCCGAGGGCCGTGGTTGCAAACGTAGTCACCGGAGTGTCGTCGATCCCGCACGCGATTTTACTGAGGGTATTTGCCGTGCAGGGCGCAATGAGCAGGAGATCGGCGCTGCCGCCATCCCCGCAGAACGTCACGTGTTCCACGCGGCCGGACAAACGCGTTATCGCATCCCTGCCGCTTGCATAGGTGAGCGCATCCGGCGAGATGATGCCTTCTGCCGCGTTACTCATGACGGTCTGCACAACAGCCCCGCGCCTGCGTAAGGCATGGATGAGTTTCACGGTCTCGACTGCCGCGATGCTGCCGGTAACGGCAACAACGATCTCTTTTCCGGCGAGCGTCTGAGCGAGGGTCATTCTATTTTCACGTCCTGCACAACATGCCATGCATGCGGCCGGTACTTCTTGATTTTATGTACGTCGATGGATACAGAAAAACCTGCCCCCTCCATGATGGTACCTATCGCCTCTTCTACAGGACCGATGCTGTGGAGATGGATGACACTCCCGCTGGTTACGTGCGGGATGACGGAGGGGAGCATATGGATGGCATCGAAGTGGCCCATGACGATACGATCATACGTTCCTTCGAGAAGAGTGCGGCAGTCACCCAACGAGGGATGAATCCTGCCGGATAGTTTATTCCCGAGAATATTCCTCTGCAGGTAATCAAAGGATACCGGATTGATCTCCATGGCATGGACAACAGCTCCCGCCCCGGCTATCGGGATCGTGAAGTAGCCGATCCCGGCAAACATATCCGCAACCCGGCTTTTGGCCCTGCCATCCCGGATCAGGGAGGCCATCCGCATCTTCTCCTCCCGGTTTCCCTGGGAGAACATGACCCGGGAGGGATCGAGGATGTAGGTATAACCACTCTCCTTGTGGGATACCTCCCCGCCTTCCCCCCAGACGAGATGGGCATGCGGGGTTCTCGTCACATCGGTGAGCGATTCTATCCAGAGAATACCCCGCGGGTGCCGGAACGAGACGATCTCATCAATTTCCGCGGGCCCGGGCCGGGCACCGTGGATCACCGCGATATCGCCGATCAGGTAATACCCGCGTCCCTTGTAGGGGGAGCGCTCGGGAATCTCACGGTCGAACGGTTCACCGTCTTTCACCGGGACCCATGCGATATCATCGTCAATACAGGGTCGCCGGGTCTGGTCAACCCAGTCCGCAGTAATTATCGTGCCAAGGGACTGTTTTGGTACCTGTCTGACCCTCATCCGTTACCTGACTATGACGAGCGTGTCCCCGTCCCGCAGGACCGCCACGTGATCACCAGCTTTTGCATCCATCCAGCCGGGTTTCCGGTACTCGTGCGTCTGGCAGGTTACCGGGTCCATGATGCCGATAGTCGTGCTCTCCGAAAAGGCCACGAGCGCTGATTCGGAATTCCGGGCATTCCCGATAATGCGCTCGACATCGTCTTCCCTGATGGACCGGGATGACCCGTCGTTAAGATCCAGGGTTTTGACATGATGGGATTCAACCCGCTCGATCTCATAGTACCGGTTTTTCACCGCAACCACGTCGAATTTCTGGAACCTCGGGAGACGGACCGAGTACGTTATCCGGAAGAGCTGGCGGCCGTTTTTCTCGCCAACCAGCTTGGGATGCGTGGTATACCTGCCGCCCAGCTGGGCAACAATACCCTGCGAGATCTTTGCCCCGATGTGCTGCGACCCGACAACAATATCGATACCATCCCGGGTTGCGGTCATGTCGGAGATGAACGAGAGGCGCTCGCCACCGGACTGCAGGGAATCTTCGATCTGCTGGGCAATGGAGGCCGCCATCTGGGTCTCGAAGGTGCTCGGGATCCTCCCGTCAGCCCTGACCTGGATCACTCCTTCATAATAGCTCCCGCTGATGCGGTTGCACCGGTCGCATTGTTCCTTGTGCCAGAGGATCTCTGTCGAGCAGGTCGCTTCAACCGGCTTCTTGTATAATGTGCCGCGGAGCGTAAGCATTGCCCGGGACCGGTTGACGCTGATATCCACGATGGTTGCGTCGATGGTGGGTTTCTTGACATCCGGGTGAAAATGGACTGCCGACTTTGCCAGTTCCGGCCCGATTTCAGAGCGGTCCAGGGCGGAATCCGTCCAGGTATTCACCTGCTTTGTTGCCCCGCAGCTGGGGCACTGGGTATTCTGTACCCGGTGGTCGCAGGAAAACCACGGTGTGCTGCCGATCATGCATTCGGTGCAGAGCCCCGGAGCCGGGGCGGGTTTCCCGCATTTGGGGCAGAAATTGCCCGTGATTGTCGTATTCATAATCAGTAAATCTGTGCGTGAGGCACGGTCCCTATCATAATACAGCCGGATCGCGTGAGGAGTCCCATCCCGATGGCAAGACTCACGCACCGCTCTCCCATGAGATTGATATTTCCGGCTTTTCGTAATGCATCCCTGACTTCGTCTTCGGTTGCAGGGCAGTTCCCGTAGAAGGCTTCGGAGATGGTAACGGTGATCTCCTTGTGCCGGATCGTGGTGTTGATGAGTTCTCGATCACACACCGCTACGACATCCCCCGTTCCCGGCGAACGATGTACCTTCAGAAACATTGATCACTCATTGGCGGGGAGGGATAAAAAAGGTGAGTTGTACCACTCAGGCCAACCGGATGGGAACGCCATACACTTTTTCCACGGTATCGGCATGAATGAAAAAGCAGTCTTCTTCCGTGATTATTCCCTTGGCAAGGAGCTGGTTGGTGTACCGGGGCACGGATTTGGGGCCTATCACGGCACCGGGGCGCGAGTTCTCGTCCATGTAATCGCTCTCCAGGGTGAACCGACGGTGCTCCCGGACCAGCTGCCCTATTCCCTCGTGCTTTGCGATGAGGGACGGGTGAAGGGGGGTATCTGGAGATCCATAATGTTTCACTACCCGCTCAACCGGCACCCGGGCATCCTGCGCCATTCCCACAATATCGGCACAGGGCCCGGTCTCGGCATGGATCTGGAGTGCGCACCGGCATTCACCGGCAAGTTCGAGCGCATGGACGAGCACCCGGTTCGATGCTGCGAGGAGTTCCGGTGCAACTTCGTAATGGGGCCGG encodes:
- a CDS encoding TatD family hydrolase — translated: MKSPQFPVTDDHIHIDPVNGRGVEAAKDFFRAGGTHMFLVSKPSWSLSVHPNTGSDYARVFDETLRVAELVAETGVVVFPVLGVHPAEITRLTERMTLDAAVEIMKGGMTCAAGYVREGKAVALKSGRPHYEVAPELLAASNRVLVHALELAGECRCALQIHAETGPCADIVGMAQDARVPVERVVKHYGSPDTPLHPSLIAKHEGIGQLVREHRRFTLESDYMDENSRPGAVIGPKSVPRYTNQLLAKGIITEEDCFFIHADTVEKVYGVPIRLA
- a CDS encoding GHMP kinase, whose protein sequence is MGLHTAVLSRRGKTPATSDVSPPLSFVLKRLGVSANIVTECNLPIGAGFGLSAAALLSTLTAVDRLFGLGLGAHDIALIAHEAEVVHQTGLGDVSACQAGGRVLRKGPGIDADIERTFDIREPLYAVCFGPIHTPSVLGSPAQMERVAAAFPRVYPDSPAGFFNLSRQFARDSGLMTDEVRKVLDNCEEAGVLSSMTMLGNGVFACGRKAKEVLTPFGNVYEFRMAEAGARITGERT
- a CDS encoding AIR synthase-related protein, producing the protein MDVEEFVRRMLADGEEEQAVQKSLTDHILRLKKTNSAYASAFAQAVIQEVKNSRDLAGDFFTFEPAGVHMGEFGVGSRGKGDFFAHREIARIIGKTSASVGVDEMDDAGAVSAKGNYIICTVDGMHSRLSDFPYLAGFHVTRATLRDTYVMGAKPVMLFSDIHVADDGDVAKIFDYTAGITTVGEAMNVPLVTGSTLRIGGDMVLGSRLTGCVGAVGVADHLTARKSTAPGDVLLMTEGAGGGTIATAAIYSGFPEVVEQTINLNFLMACETLMKSDVFYRIHAMTDVTNGGLRGDAFEMAETAGCRIVIDESKIADLVEPHVRHMLENLEIDYLGVSLDALLIVAPADAADEICRVVKSAGVHMHAVGRAEAGKPESVLVVDGKEQDFAPRFRESAYTPLKKVADTEVRNFDEMKENVLRASEAAIQKKQRVLANLLRKQKGNS
- a CDS encoding DUF424 domain-containing protein — protein: MFLKVHRSPGTGDVVAVCDRELINTTIRHKEITVTISEAFYGNCPATEDEVRDALRKAGNINLMGERCVSLAIGMGLLTRSGCIMIGTVPHAQIY
- a CDS encoding 4-phosphopantoate--beta-alanine ligase — its product is MIPPSHPRYRSLVTREMLAACAKSGVVSWEGLTAHGRGEAFDYLLGEKTSESARLAEKIGAALLLSARHPVISVNGNTAALAAPEIAALQKASGALVEVNLFHRTEARVQQIEDLLRSSGVEVFSGEAERLLPLDHDRAWCRREGMYSADVILVPLEDGDRCEALVGMGKTVIAIDLNPLSRTARKATLTIVDELTRALPEMSRACRDMDPEEGKQLIASLDNHYLLSEAIREITGRLNHALD
- a CDS encoding 60S ribosomal export protein NMD3, producing the protein MNTTITGNFCPKCGKPAPAPGLCTECMIGSTPWFSCDHRVQNTQCPSCGATKQVNTWTDSALDRSEIGPELAKSAVHFHPDVKKPTIDATIVDISVNRSRAMLTLRGTLYKKPVEATCSTEILWHKEQCDRCNRISGSYYEGVIQVRADGRIPSTFETQMAASIAQQIEDSLQSGGERLSFISDMTATRDGIDIVVGSQHIGAKISQGIVAQLGGRYTTHPKLVGEKNGRQLFRITYSVRLPRFQKFDVVAVKNRYYEIERVESHHVKTLDLNDGSSRSIREDDVERIIGNARNSESALVAFSESTTIGIMDPVTCQTHEYRKPGWMDAKAGDHVAVLRDGDTLVIVR
- a CDS encoding methyltransferase domain-containing protein, encoding MSSVKQDKIQEHYDTVADTYDDHYDQYRGRNYHNHISSYLIRSLPEKGNLLDIGCGTGLFIEKYMQNGGSAVGLDISRRMLVQAKKRCACSEFTLASGDAIPFCDNSFDAISSLLVFSYIRDPQEMLNEGYRVLRPGGSIAICTLGKKLITKGIPALYYISEKMKVKHVVMKNFGEHYFDENEMSVLFGNAGFEDISVKWCSFAHIDMIDPIFHLARKMEPFVEKRIPQLAYNIFVSAKKPADE
- a CDS encoding tetratricopeptide repeat protein; amino-acid sequence: MASDMEISDNVRPARTPRDLYLEGMALGRDGQHEDALTSFSLALAIDPDLPLAWVGRGFALGKLGRFEEEIACCDKAIELDPHCIEAWNNKAFACGMLDRFEEKVECCRQALKIDPENATAWNNKGVALGMLGKFEAEIRCCERALEIRPRYLSAWVNKGYAHGKLKRYEEEIACYDRALKIYPYYQSALAKKGAALIFLKRYGDACDVLDRALAISPDDAKSLYRKGLALSMLGRHADAIPCLNKALDLDPANADAWVVMSNSCFLMGRLEESARAFDKAYYIDAKDVRVRVVKGLSLLKSGKFDDALRSFSDVFGILLR
- a CDS encoding SAM-dependent methyltransferase produces the protein MRVRQVPKQSLGTIITADWVDQTRRPCIDDDIAWVPVKDGEPFDREIPERSPYKGRGYYLIGDIAVIHGARPGPAEIDEIVSFRHPRGILWIESLTDVTRTPHAHLVWGEGGEVSHKESGYTYILDPSRVMFSQGNREEKMRMASLIRDGRAKSRVADMFAGIGYFTIPIAGAGAVVHAMEINPVSFDYLQRNILGNKLSGRIHPSLGDCRTLLEGTYDRIVMGHFDAIHMLPSVIPHVTSGSVIHLHSIGPVEEAIGTIMEGAGFSVSIDVHKIKKYRPHAWHVVQDVKIE
- the coaBC gene encoding bifunctional phosphopantothenoylcysteine decarboxylase/phosphopantothenate--cysteine ligase CoaBC, whose translation is MTLAQTLAGKEIVVAVTGSIAAVETVKLIHALRRRGAVVQTVMSNAAEGIISPDALTYASGRDAITRLSGRVEHVTFCGDGGSADLLLIAPCTANTLSKIACGIDDTPVTTFATTALGSGKPVLIVPAMHHSMYRHPALGEHIRKLKNWGVGIIEPRIEEGKAKIADTEEIVLYCERAVLGKALAGKSVLITSGPCREPVDDVRVLTTRSSGQMGRALALQAFRLGADVTVVHHDTFPCVSNLNADSAADMRAAVLSHLAGKKGTDIYISAAAISDLAPEHQDSKIPSGKPATIRLDPLPKLLDDVLAKHLPLVVAFKLDREPEKKAKAMIEKGVSLVLMNPPGTMGSTHGDYVQLSAQGRVPCSGTKEEIAAIVWETIIRDHLRSA
- a CDS encoding AAA family ATPase; translation: MLWTEQFRPGTLDEILGQDQVIQHLSLFAASKTVPHLILTGPHGTGKSVAIECFAKALYGEDWEQNTSVFPTADVFLQGKAFLEQDERFAHLYQKSQSLITNFKYVIKWYASLRPLDAEFKLMVFEDAHTLTRDAQQALRRIMERTSGTCRFVFTTTNQSALIPAITSRCLPLFFAPIGQDLVLRKLRSIKDRESQARHPCSEDDLELIAQAAQGDLRRAILLLQVALETGRCSDMFSVAQSETSTVADSAIATLKAGDAKGAIRKLESLMIDYGLSGAEVLSEIRSTIRREYNDPNLVIALADAEHRMRHANNEFIQVSAFATRIQEVFP